The Musa acuminata AAA Group cultivar baxijiao chromosome BXJ2-5, Cavendish_Baxijiao_AAA, whole genome shotgun sequence genomic interval TTTAAAGATCATTTTCTATTCCCACGATCATCACCAACAAGAGCTCTAGAAAGGAAGAATGTATCATGCAAAGCCCACCCATGCTGATGTTGTACTGAAGATGGATCGGAGGAACTACAGAAAAACCTCAACCTCCCTCTCCCCTCTCCTCTATCCTCTCGTTTCCTTTATTCGTGGTTGAATTATAAGAGGAAGACACTATGCACATGGTTATGCTTCTTGCATGGACTGGTTTTCAACGTGGTCGTTTCAGAGCCAGAGAGCGCCAGCTTCTTTGAGGAGGGGGACGAGGGTGCCGTTGATGTGGGCGGCCATGACCCGATCCATGGCTCCCACCAGCTTCCCGCCGATGAATACCACGGGGACAGGGGTGCCCCCCGCGGGCCGGCTGCCGAGGAGTCGGGCGAGAGCGCGATCTATCTCCTCCGCCCGCGGGTCCTCGTCCAGCTCCACCACCGCGGCGCTCACCCCCATCCCCCAAAAGAGCCGCTTCACGGCGTGGCACATGCAGCACGTGCTCACGCTGAAGATCACCACCGCGCTCTCCGCCGCCAGCCGCTCCACCTCCTCCATCGTTGCCCTCCGCGCCGCCGTAACATACCCCCACGTCCCCGCCTCTGCTGCCGCCGCCTGGTACTGCATCCTTCTAATCACTCTAAAACCTCACCTAGAGCTTAAAACTCTATAACGAAgacttggaagaagaagaagaggaggacgatAGCTCTTTGTGGAGAGTTAGGAAGAGGAAGAGTTTTTACAGGATGTGAGAAGAGTATTCCGAGGACAAACAACAGAGGGGTAGAATGGGAAGTTTGTGTAGGAACTCTTCAGATGCTCATGCAAGGGGAAAGTTCAGGGTGGAGGCATGCAGTGAGGAGAGAGGACTCGATTATCTACTAGTCCGCTGCTGCTGCAATATTTGTTTCTTCCCCTACTTCTACTGTTGTTTATGTTCATACCCGTTCCTTTCTTCTTCGATAGAAAGACAAGAAAACCGAGAG includes:
- the LOC135611773 gene encoding glutaredoxin-C5-like, whose amino-acid sequence is MQYQAAAAEAGTWGYVTAARRATMEEVERLAAESAVVIFSVSTCCMCHAVKRLFWGMGVSAAVVELDEDPRAEEIDRALARLLGSRPAGGTPVPVVFIGGKLVGAMDRVMAAHINGTLVPLLKEAGALWL